GAAATCTGTGAAAAGACGTCACACTCTTAAAGGAAAAGCGTTTTCTTAAGCAACTTAAGTTGATGGGGACtcgttttaaaacattaaaaaaaaactcaaaaacgAATATGGGAAAACAAGCTATGGGATCCTAAATTGacatgaaaagacattatttacatcctttAGGAGCCTAAATCTTTACTGTAGCAGCTAAGCTTAAAACCGAGCATGAGCTCTATCACACGTCAAGGGTGAAAATAACAacttttttaattacatgtgGGAGCTTTGAGAGACTTGGTTTACGCTGCatgagctgtatgaagccaatttatgtatttttccagTTGTCCTTTTACACTACAgacaagtccccatccactcCAGCTGTTTACGAGAATGTTGCAACTCTATTTcgctgtgaggctccagaaattaTTTCTGTTCTACGAAACTTCAGCTGAACTCCCTTCTTCACGGGGGTCAGTGGATAATGacattaatttgaaaaataatcatttttgggtgaactattcctttaaacagCAATTCAGCTATATTCAGCGTGTCGTTACCTCCTCAAACAGCTCCAGACTGTACGTGTTGTCATCATCCGCGAAGTAGACGACCCCAGACTGGCTGCTGTTGGGGCTGAAGGTCTCCCGGAGCCACCGCAGAGCCAAGTTCCTCTGTATGGTACCCCGCGGTATCCGGGGGTCCCTAGTGTCCCCGCGTACCTTGTAGTTCCTTGGCGTCTCCACGTTGAGGTGGGTGTAGTTAAGTCCAGTCTCTTGAAGGAGATGGCTGACCAGAGTGGTCCTCCTCTGGGAGTCCTCCACCAGGATCCAGTGCAGGTTGGGGACGTGCAGCAAGGTGTTGGCCAGACGTGTTAGCTCTGCCTTCTGCACCGGCCGGCTGTAGGTGGGAGTGATGACGTGGATGGTGGGCAGGACGTCAGACCAGGGCGGAGGGCGGCTGTAGACGTACTCGGTGCGCACCACCTCCACGATGTCCCGGTTCTGAAGGGAGCAGGACTCCTTGAACGCGAAAGTATTCCTGGAGTTGGAGCGACCATCGCGTCTGTCATCTAGTCAGGAGGGAAAACGATTGCAATGAGCCTCCGTGTGCTCTCAAGTATTGATGGGACTTTGTGCTACGTGGGTCCTACATTGTGGACCACACTGCTACTGTTATCATGTAAGTAGACAGACACAGTCTTCTGTGCATTACACCCttctataaacacacagatccaTGCTGTAAGTAACACAAACACCCGTGCTGTATGCCGCTGTGACGAGcgtgaaaaggaaaaatgttcaGTATC
This sequence is a window from Acanthopagrus latus isolate v.2019 chromosome 13, fAcaLat1.1, whole genome shotgun sequence. Protein-coding genes within it:
- the LOC119031222 gene encoding galactosylgalactosylxylosylprotein 3-beta-glucuronosyltransferase 1 isoform X1, which translates into the protein MPKRRDIVAIVLIVLPWTLLITVWHQSTITPLLATRKGTDDRRDGRSNSRNTFAFKESCSLQNRDIVEVVRTEYVYSRPPPWSDVLPTIHVITPTYSRPVQKAELTRLANTLLHVPNLHWILVEDSQRRTTLVSHLLQETGLNYTHLNVETPRNYKVRGDTRDPRIPRGTIQRNLALRWLRETFSPNSSQSGVVYFADDDNTYSLELFEEMRSTKKVSVWPVAFVGGLRYESPKVNTLGKVYGWKTVFDPHRPFAIDMAGFAVNMRLILSKPQAYFKLRGVKGGYQESSLLKELVTLSDLEPKAANCTKVLVWHTRTEKPVLVNEGKKGFTDSNVEI
- the LOC119031222 gene encoding galactosylgalactosylxylosylprotein 3-beta-glucuronosyltransferase 1 isoform X2; the encoded protein is MPKRRDIVAIVLIVLPWTLLITVWHQSTITPLLATRKDDRRDGRSNSRNTFAFKESCSLQNRDIVEVVRTEYVYSRPPPWSDVLPTIHVITPTYSRPVQKAELTRLANTLLHVPNLHWILVEDSQRRTTLVSHLLQETGLNYTHLNVETPRNYKVRGDTRDPRIPRGTIQRNLALRWLRETFSPNSSQSGVVYFADDDNTYSLELFEEMRSTKKVSVWPVAFVGGLRYESPKVNTLGKVYGWKTVFDPHRPFAIDMAGFAVNMRLILSKPQAYFKLRGVKGGYQESSLLKELVTLSDLEPKAANCTKVLVWHTRTEKPVLVNEGKKGFTDSNVEI